The stretch of DNA ACAGGATCTTTCGCTCCCGCTCGGTCAGGTACTTCTCGAACATCCGATCCAGGAACTCGCGCCGCGCCTGGGCTTCGACCTGCTCCTCGATGTCCTCGGCTTCCGCACCGGCGAAGCGTTCGCCAAATGAGGCGCTATCCCGGTCACCCCGATCGATGGGTGCGTCCAGCGACAGCTCGGAAGCCGCCACGCGCCGGAGCGCTCGGATCGTGTCCACCGGCTCGCCCATGTCGTTGGCGATTTCCTGATCACTGGGCGAGCGGCCCAGCACCTGGGTGAGGGCCGTCTCGGCGCGAGACAGCTTCACCAGGTTCGAGTTCTGGTTCAGTGGGATGCGCACGGAGCGGGTCTGCTCCGCCAACGCCTGCAGCACGGTCTGGCGGATCCACCACACCGCGTAGGAAATGAACTTCACACCTTTGTCGGGATCGAACTTCTTGACCGCCTTGAGGAGCCCTTCGTTGCCGATGCAGACCAGCTCGGCCAACCCCAGGCCACGGCCCTGATACTTCTTGACGTAGGAGATGACGAAACGGAGGTTGGCCGTGACCAGCCTCTCGGCCGCTTCCTTGTCGCCGGTGCGGGCCCGGCGAGCCAGCTCGCGCTCCTCCTGGGGATTGTCGATCAGCGGGTACTTCTCTACGTCGAAGAGGTACTGATCGAAGGAGTCCAGCGCGCGGGAGTTCACGAACATAGGGACATGACTTCCTCAGAATCGGTGGAAAATGGCAAAAGCAGCGAGCCGCGTCGTGCCTTGCTCGCTGCTTTTCAGGTGGGGAGCTGGCGGGGCTTCGTCTGCGCCGTTGTCCGCACCCCGAACGTCCTCCAGGCGATTCCAGACATAGACTTATCTAATATAGAGGCGGAGCTCCTGCCTGTAAACCCCCGCGAGCGCGTCTAGCGCGTCTAGCGCGTATGGGCGAGGTGAGGGAGGGCGACCTCCGGCGGCGGGCCGTCTTTCAGCAGGAAGAGCGTGTAGCGTGCGTCCTTGCCATCCAGCTCGAGGGCGTTGGCCCAGGGCCCCGTGCGGATGTGGGCGGATCGGGTGGGCGGCAGCACGAGGCGACGCGGGCCGGGCAGCGACCGGTACAGGAAAAGGGCAGCGTCCGGCGTAATGACGAGCCAGCCGTTGCGGTAGGCGCCAACTCCGCGGAGCCCCTTGAGGGCAGCGCGGGCGGCGCGT from Gemmatimonadota bacterium encodes:
- a CDS encoding RNA polymerase sigma factor RpoD/SigA, which translates into the protein MFVNSRALDSFDQYLFDVEKYPLIDNPQEERELARRARTGDKEAAERLVTANLRFVISYVKKYQGRGLGLAELVCIGNEGLLKAVKKFDPDKGVKFISYAVWWIRQTVLQALAEQTRSVRIPLNQNSNLVKLSRAETALTQVLGRSPSDQEIANDMGEPVDTIRALRRVAASELSLDAPIDRGDRDSASFGERFAGAEAEDIEEQVEAQARREFLDRMFEKYLTERERKILYLYYGLDDGEERTLEEIGSLLGVTRERIRQIRNRA